In the Bacteroidota bacterium genome, TGATTTCTTGTCTTTTCTACCAACGTATGCATATCCAAGCGCTTTATCAACGGCATTTTTTGCAACGGTTAAGACGTTCTTACGACGGCCCCAATAGCCTTTCGCAAGTTTCAACATTTTTTTTCTGCGTGCCCTCGAGGCAACTTTAGGTACTGACCTTGGCATAATTTACAAATTTATCAGATTGCTAATAATCTTTTAATGTTATCGGAATCAGCAGGATGAACTAAACCTGCGTGACCTAAGCGATTTTTACGCGTTTTACTCTTTTTAGTGAGGATATGGCGTTTGAAAGCTTTATTACGTTTTACTTTACCGCTACCGGTTACCTTGAAGCGCTTTTTTGCGCTACTGTTGGTCTTCATCTTCGGCATAATTGCTCTGTTTTATTGGTTTCCCCGAAACTTCGGGAGCGCAAAGATAGGAGAAGTATTGGAAAGTTCAAAGTTCCGGACTAAAAGTTATAGTCCGGAATATGATTTTTTATTGTTAAACCGGCTTTTTGACACCGGAAGTTTTAGGCATAAGGGTGATAAACATCCTTTTTCCCTCCATTTTAGGGAGTTGATCAGGCACACCCACCTCTTCTAAACGTTGTGCAAATTTGAGTAACAGCACTTCGCCCTGGCCTTTAAATGCAATGGCACGGCCTTTAAACATAACATAAGCACGCACTTTATTGCCTTCTTTGAGGAAGTTTTCGGCGTGTTTTGATTTAAATTCGAAATCATGCTCATCGGTATGTGGCGTAAAGCGGATTTCTTTCATCTCCTGCTTTTTCGTTTTGGCCTTGAGCTCTTTTTCTTTTTTCTTTTTTTCGTAAACGAATTTCTGGAAATCTACGATACGGCAAACAGGTGGATCGGCATTAGGCGAAATTTCGACTAACTCCATCTCTAAATCTTCTGCCATTTTAATAGCTTCCTGAATAGTGAAAATGCCGGATTCAATGTTTTCTCCAACTACCCGCACTTTCGGGTGGCGGATATCTCTTCCGATTTTGTACTGACTTCTTTCGTCGTTCCTTTTAAAATAAGGATTGTAAGGTCTTCTTTGATTTTGCAAACGGTATAAATTTTATTGAAAAATGGTTTTAATTTCTTCGTTAATCATTTGAGCCAGCTCCTCAGCAGTCACGCTGCCTTTGTCGCCTTCCCCATGTTTACGCAACGATAAGGTTTTGTTATTCATTTCCTGCTCACCAATAATAAGCATTAATGGAATCTTTTTAACCTCGGCATCTCTGATTTTACGGCCGATTTTTTCACTGCGGGTATCGAAGTAAGTGCGAATTTCGTGATTTTTTAAAACTTTTATCACCTCTTCGCAATAATCGTTGTATTTATCGCTGATCGGCAATATGGCAACCTGCACCGGAGCAAGCCAAACCGGGAAATTTCCGGCATAGTGTTCCAGTAAAAATCCGATAAAGCGCTCATGTGTTCCTAATGGCGCACGATGTATAACCAGCGGCATTTTCGGCTGATTATCACGGTCGGTATATGTTAAACCAAATCGCAAAGGTTGTCCAAAGTCAACCTGATTGGTTGCCAATGTAAACTCCCTGCCAATTGCGGAATAAATCTGAATATCGATTTTTGGTCCGTAAAACGCGGCTTCATCAGGAACTTCTATATAGGGAATTCCAGCATCATCCATTACTCTGCGCACCATATCTTCGGTTTTTTTCCATAATTCCGGATTGTCGAGATATTTCTGCCCCAGTTTTTTTGGCTCATGAGTTGAAAAACGCATTATATATTTATCAATTCCAAAAACACGGAAATAATTCAGATACATATCATTTACTGCCTTAAACTCACTTTCAAACTGCTCTTCAGTGCAATAAATATGTGCATCATTCATGTTTAATCCGCGCACACGCATCAATCCAAATAACGCGCCACTTTCTTCATAACGGTAACACATGCCATATTCTGCAAAACGCAAAGGCAAATCGCGATAACTTCTTGGAACAGCACTGAAAATTTTATGGTGATGCGGACAGTTCATGGCTTTGAGATAATATTTTACCCCTTCCATTTCCATTGGAGGATACATACTATCTGCATAATACGGCAAATGTCCGCTGGTTAAATACAAATCTTCTTTAGCAATATGCGGTGTTTTTACGCGCACATACCCTGCCTGTTCTTCTTTCTTTTTAGCCAGTTTTTCCAATTGTTCGATAATAGCAGCGCCATTTGGCATCCACAAAATCAAACCCTGACCAACAGCATCATCGGTGGTGTAAATTTCCAGTTCTTTCCCCAGTTTGCGGTGATCGCGTTTTTTTGCTTCTTCAAGCATTGTAACGTATTCATCCAGCTCGGCCTGTTTTGGAAATGTGATACCATATAAACGGGTAAGCATTTTATTTTTTTCATCTCCCCGCCAGTAGGCACCTGCGATGTTTAACAATTTAATTGCCTTAATTACACCGGTTTCCGGAATATGCGGTCCGCGACATAAATCCACGAAATTGCCCTGCGAATAAAAAGTGATGCTGCCATCTTCCAGGTCGTTGATTAATTCCAGTTTATATTCGTCACCTTTTTCTGTAAAATATTGTAAGGCATCAGCTTTTGAAACTGCTTTTCTGGTGAAAACGGAATTTTTTTTCGCCAGTTCTTTCATTTTATCTTCAATTTTATGCAAATCTTCTGCTGTTAACACGCGACCGCCTAAATCGATATCATAATAAAAACCATGGTCAATAGCCGGGCCAATACCCAGTTTTACGCCCGGATATAAGGCTTCTAATGCTTCTGCCATAAGGTGTGCACTCGAATGCCAAAACGTAGATTTTCCTTTAGGATCATCCCACGTGAGCAGTTTTATAGATGCATCACTTGTTATTGGTCTGCTGAGGTCCCAAACTTCTCCATTCACTTCAGCACTTAAAATTTTTCTTGCCAATCCTTCACTGATCGACTTAGCTACTTCCATTGAAGTAACGCCTTCCTGATACTCACGAAAATTCCCGTCAGGAAATGTAATCTTAATCATCTGTTATTTATCATTTAATATTAATAATCGCTCTTCTGCTACTTTTAAATCAGGGTCTAAATTTAATGCCTGATTGTATAACGATATAGCTTCTTCCGTATTTTTTAATTCTTCAGCACACATTCCCTTACCATAATACCCCATTGCTTTAGCGGGAGCCTGCTTAATGGCAAGGTCGTAAAATCGATAAGCCTGTTGAATAGAATCGATGCCGAAATAAATGGTAGCCAGGTTATAAATGGCATTAGCATCCTGAGGGTCAGCAACAATTATTTTTTTGTAATAATTAATTGCTTCACTCAACCGGCCTCTGTCCTGATAATACTTAGCCTTCGCATAATGTGCTTCATTATTGGTAGGGTCAAGTGCAATGGCATTATCAAAATATTTAATGGCAATATCATTGTTTTGTGCGCCGTATAATAAACCTAACTGCATAAATGCTTCATAATAATCGGGGTCCGCTTCCACGGCGGTCTGAAAATTGGAAATCGAATTTGCAGTATCACCGGTTTCTTTATAAATGATGCCTTTGTAAAAATAGGCTTCACTGTTTTGAACATCAATTTTTAAAACCTGATTGAAAGTTTCACCGGCTTTTTGATACTGTGGTTTGGGTAAATAGAGATAATCGATACCTAAATTGATTAAAATATCAAGATTGTTTGGGTCATTTTTTAAATAATCCTGCAATACGCCAATTGCACCATCGGCGTTGTTGAGTTCAAATAAACAATCGCTCAAACCTAATGCGTGTGTGGCATTCAGCGAATCTAAACGATAGGCTTTTTTGTAATCTTCCAATGCAAATTTCATATTGCCATATTCGAAATATTCGTTTGCACGCGCATAAAATAAACCTGCATTTTGGGGATTTCCTTTAATCTGGCTCGATAAATCAGCAATTTGTGGTGTTAATTGCTCTATCATTTCCAGTGTATCGGCATCATTTTTATTTTGACCCCTGTTGCCAATCAGGTTGGATTTAGACAATAGGAGTCCTCCCGCTACCAAAAGCATAGCGCCAATTCCACCGATTAACCATTTTTTGGAAATCATCATGCAAATTTACGGTTTTAGTCACATTTAACGATGTACAATTCGGCTAAATGATATGATGTACTTAATTTTGCCGCAGATTTACCAAAATATGATTACAATGAATCGTTTTTTAATTTCAACAGCATTTTTGATTGTGGCTGTTTCAGGTTGTAAACAGGGAGCCAAACAAGAAAAACCTGTTGAAGAAGAAATTGCAGTAATTGATACCATCACGTATCCTCAGGAAAAACATCTTAAAAACCTGCACCAACTTACTTTTGGAGGCGATAATGCAGAGGCTTATTTTAGTTTCGACAGCAAAATGATTGTTTTTCAGCGTCGCGATAATAAGGATGTTCCCTGCGACCAAATTTATTACGGGACTATTCCAACAGATGATTCACGATTTGAATATAAATTATTAAGTACGGGAAAAGGCAGAACTACCTGTTCCTATTTTTTACCCGGAAATGACAAGGTTATTTTTGCTTCAACACATGCAAAAGTAGATACTTGTATTGCCGATCCGGATAGAAGTAAAGGTTATTTATGGGGTGTTTATCCAAGTTATGAAATTTATGTTGCTGATTTAAACGGGAATATTGTTCAACAATTAACGGATAATGATTTTTATGATGCGGAAGCTGTTGTTTCTCCTAAGGGAGATAAAATTTTATTTACCAGCAACAGAAGTGGTGATTTAGAATTATGGACAATGAATTTGGATGGTACCGATTTAAAACAAATTACCAACGAGCTGGGATATGATGGTGGCGCATTTTTTTCGCCGGATGGCAACCGTATTGTTTTCCGTGCCAGTCGCCCAAAAACACAGGAAGAAATTACAACGTATAAAACATTGCTTAAAGAACATTTTGTTAAACCAACAGCAATGGAATTATTTACTTGTATGGCAGATGGCAGCGACCTGCGTCAAATCACGACATTAGGTGGCGCAAACTGGGCTCCGTTTTTTCATCCTTCCGGAAATAAAATTATTTTTTCGAGTAACCATACCACCAAACGTGTTCCATTTAATTTATTTATGATTAACCTCGACGGAACAGGATTGGAGCAAATTACTTTTGACACCGTTTTTGATTCGTTCCCAATGTTTAGTTATGATGGAAAGAAATTAATTTTTGCCAGTAACAGAAATTCCGGCGGCACAAGGGATACCAATTTATTTATTGCCGATTGGGTTGAATAATACCTAAAATAAAGTGATGAAAACAATTATAAAAAATACGCAAGTAGTCAGTGATGGAAAAATTATTTCGGGAGATGTACTGATCGGTGAGGAGCGTATTTTGAAAATTGCATCATCCATTTCTGAACCCGGAAATGTTGCAGAAATTAATGGTGAAGGAAAATTTTTAATGCCTGGTATTATTGACGATCAGGTGCATTTCAGAGAACCGGGTTTAACACATAAAGCTGATTTATATACCGAAAGTCGCGCATGTGTTGCAGGTGGCGTTACTTCATTTATGGATATGCCTAATGTGCAACCACCTTCGCTCACACAAGAATTATTAGCACAGCGATATCAACTCGCATCAGAAAAATCTATTGCGAATTATTCATTTTATATGGGTGTGAGCAATGATAATGCGGAGGAAGTATTAAAAACCAATCCGGATAATGTTTGCGGGATTAAAATATTTATGGGTTCATCTACCGGTAATATGCTGGTGGATAATCGTTCAACCTTAGAATATATTTTTAGCAATGCACCGGTATTAATTGCTACACACTGTGAAGATGAAGCTACCATTTTGCGCAACCTGGAATTAGCAAAAGAGGAATTTGGTGAAGATATTCCTGTGGAACAACATCCCATAATTCGTAATGAAGCAGCTTGTTATTTATCTTCATCATTTGCTGTTGAACTGGCAAAAAAATGTAATACACGTTTACACATTTTACATATCAGCACTGCTGAAGAAATTGCTTTATTTAGTAATGCAATGCCATTAAACGAAAAGCGTATTACTGCAGAAGTTTGCGTGCATCATTTATTTTTTGATGCAGATGATTATGCAAAACTCGGTGCGCGCATTAAATGGAATCCTGCAGTAAAAGATAAACGCCACAAGCCGGAATTGTTAAAAGCATTACTCAACGGCACACTCGACGTAATTGCTACCGACCATGCTCCGCATACACTGGAAGAAAAGGCGAATAAATATATTAAATGTCCGGGTGGTGCGCCAATGGTGCAGCATAGTTTACAAATAATGCTCGATTTTTATCACAAAGGGCAAATAACACTACCACAAATTGCTGAAAAAATGAGTCATAATGTGGCTACCTGTTTTCAGATTAAAGAACGTGGATTTATCAGAGAGGGCTATTTTGCAGATATGTATTTAATGGATATCAATAAACTGCATACTGTAACGCCGGAATCATTAAAATACAAATGTGGCTGGAGTCCTTTAGAAGGATATACATTTAAAGGTTTGGTTGAACATACTTTTGTTAATGGAAATCTAGCCTTTAAAGATGGCGTTTGTTATGATAATGTAAATGGCAAACGTTTGGAATTTGTGAGAGGGTGATATCAATGCCTTGTTTTCACAAACTGCACATTTTCAACTCCATTGTAATGTCTGATACAAAGATAATATGTACCGGAAGACAAATAGCCGACAGGTATTGCGGTTTCTCCTGATAATAAATTGATATTATTTTCTTCCAATACTTTTTTTCCGGTAACATCATAAATAGTAATCGTAGCCTGTTGAATATTATTTGTAACCTGAATAAATAAATTATTTTCTACCAGCGTGTTTACTAATTGTATATCCTGATTGGTAAATTCCTGAGTTGCAGTTGGAACTGTTAAAGGCTCGCCCCATGTCCCATATTTATTTTTATAATAAACCAGTTGATAATCATATTCAGCTTCAAGGCCATTGGTTCCATAAGATTGATATAAACCAACATGAGCAGCATAAATCTCATAACTTTGAACACTCATATTTAGATATTCAGTGCAATTTTCACTTTCAGTAAAATCATAATCATAATTTACTTTATGCGTATATCCAAAATCCGGGTTAAATTGTGTTGTATGAAATACTGATGCGCCATACTCTGTAAAATTATCTTCTTGCGGTATAAGTTGTGGCGTGTTCAATCCTAAATAAACGGACATTGGAATTTTGCTTATTATTGTTGAATCCGAAATATAGGTGGTGTCAAACGACATGTAGTTTTGCTTTGTTTCATAAGAATTTTCAAGCCAAGTTAATTGCAGTGTATCACCAAAAATAGACTTATCTGTTAATTTAAACGTAATTAGTGCATGGCTATAATAAAAATGATCAGTAACTACATAATCATAATGAAATTCATCATTTATTTCAAAATTGAATATGCTGTCTGTATTAGGAATAAAAACACCTGCATATGGTAACGATGTTCCGACAAGATTGGTAATTGCAGTGCTTTCGGGAAATGTAAATAAATCGGTTGATTGGATTAAACCATAAGTTTTTGAGAGTTTAAATTGATAACCATTCAGGTCATGACTTATAATAACATTATCGCTATCTTTTAAATAAATTGAAAAAGTTAAAACAGAATCTGCAGCACCTAAAACCGGCTCTAAAGTTTTATCATCAACATGTGCCCACCAGAGTGCATTTTCTGCTTGTTTATTAAAAATCCATTCTGCCCCAATTGATGAATTTGTAAATAAAAAAAGGCTGTCGGAACTCAAAACCGGGTTTTCTGTTTTAAGGATACAATAATTGCCCGGACCTAAAGTAACATATTTAGAACCTAAAAAAGCGGGTAATAAACATACATCGAGTCCGGTTGTAAAACGTAGTATTGGATTGCAATAAAAGGTAGGTTGTCCGGCCACAACAATGGTAGAATCTAATTTAATGCTAATAATTTCTGTAGAAGGAATTCCTGAAATATCTGTAGCATTATAATAATGTGTTGCACCTTCACGTACGGGTTCGAAATTTTGAGCTTGAATGTGCGTTGCGGCTAATAGCAGTATAATTAAGTAAACGTGTTTCATATTTACGGTATCTCAATTAAAGTTATCCGATTTTTTATTAGGATAGCATGCAGGGTAAATTTATTACACAATTTTGACGATTAGCATTACCAACCTTTAGTTGCAATTATTCCTCACCTTTTTCTTCCTCCTCCTCAACATCCCCACTTTTATTCAGCCATTCTTTAATGCGTTCTATATGTTCGCTGATGTCTTTTTCCTGCAGATATTTCACACCCTGATCCATGGCATAAGCCAATACTGTTTTAAACAGATTTTTTTTGCTGCGTTTAAATAAAAATCCGCCTGCAGAAACGGCAGTTACTAATTTGAGCGTTGTGTTTAACCAGCCACTGTTGTCGGTTCCGCTGCCTAAGGCAGACTTAAATAGTTTATTGCCGGTTAATGTATTAAATAAATTTAATGCCGGGGCAACCTGTCCGCTAATTGTATTATAATGTTGTTTAAGATCTTGTTCTTTTTCTTTAACCAATCCTCTTAAACGCAATTTTTCCTGTTGCAATTCTGCAAGGGATGTAATTTTTATTGGTTCCATGGTATATTAATCGGCGTTAAATTCTTTGATAAATGCATTAATGATTTTCATTTTTAAGCTGCCTTTGCCCATTCGCAGAACAATTAAACCAAGTATGAGATAAAAGCCTGCTAACACACCAAAACCTGCAGCAGTATTATTCAGTACATTTCCCAACATATAAGAAAGCGCAAAGGAGCCAAAAATAAAGCATAATACAAAAAATATGACTGCGGTGCCGGTAGTAATTAATCCTGCAAGTGCAACAGAAACTTTTTCAGAAACATTGAGTTGCACTAATTGCATACGTAAATCGATATATTCTTTTACATCGTCTACAGCATTATTAATGTTTTCGCCGAGTTTGTTGTTTTCGTTTTCCATAATGAACTATTGTAGATTAGGTATTTTCATCCTCACCCTGCATTACTGCAAGCTCGCTTCTGTTGTCCTGATAAATTTGAGCAAGAATGATAAATAAACTTATTATTAAAGGTCCGTATAAAATGCCCATGATACCAAAAATCGGAATCCCGATAACAACACCAACAATGGTTATGAGTGGGTGTGTATTTGCAATCCGTTTTCCAATTGCCATTCGGATGAAATTATCTACTGTTGTAACAATTAAATAACCGTAAATAATAATTCCGATACCTGCAAAAGCATTTTCGTTTGACAATTCAATGATACCGGCCGGAACAAAAATTAACGGTGAACCAAATAAAGGTATCATACTTAAAAAGATACCAATTACACCCCAAAATATTGGATCAGGAATACCGAAAATCCAGAATCCCAAACCTAATAGTGTTCCTTGTATAATGGCAATTACACCTTGCCCTAAAATATTTGAATAGGTCATGTTGCGTAATTCATTACCAATTTTTATTGAGTTTGACCGTCTGAAAGGGAGATAATTCATTAATCCTTTTTCAAATGATTTGTAGTTCTTAATTGTAAAGAATAAAATAAAATACATGACAATTATCTGAATAAATGTGCTTGCAGCGCCATTTACCAATGTGCTGACAAAACTCCCGACTTCACTTTTCAGCGATTCGATTGTGTTGTTAATTAAATCAGGTTGTTTTAATGTATCACGAACAAACACATTTAAATTCCCAAGCATTTTATCTGTTAATTCG is a window encoding:
- the rpmI gene encoding 50S ribosomal protein L35, coding for MPKMKTNSSAKKRFKVTGSGKVKRNKAFKRHILTKKSKTRKNRLGHAGLVHPADSDNIKRLLAI
- a CDS encoding translation initiation factor IF-3; protein product: MQNQRRPYNPYFKRNDERSQYKIGRDIRHPKVRVVGENIESGIFTIQEAIKMAEDLEMELVEISPNADPPVCRIVDFQKFVYEKKKKEKELKAKTKKQEMKEIRFTPHTDEHDFEFKSKHAENFLKEGNKVRAYVMFKGRAIAFKGQGEVLLLKFAQRLEEVGVPDQLPKMEGKRMFITLMPKTSGVKKPV
- the thrS gene encoding threonine--tRNA ligase, which encodes MIKITFPDGNFREYQEGVTSMEVAKSISEGLARKILSAEVNGEVWDLSRPITSDASIKLLTWDDPKGKSTFWHSSAHLMAEALEALYPGVKLGIGPAIDHGFYYDIDLGGRVLTAEDLHKIEDKMKELAKKNSVFTRKAVSKADALQYFTEKGDEYKLELINDLEDGSITFYSQGNFVDLCRGPHIPETGVIKAIKLLNIAGAYWRGDEKNKMLTRLYGITFPKQAELDEYVTMLEEAKKRDHRKLGKELEIYTTDDAVGQGLILWMPNGAAIIEQLEKLAKKKEEQAGYVRVKTPHIAKEDLYLTSGHLPYYADSMYPPMEMEGVKYYLKAMNCPHHHKIFSAVPRSYRDLPLRFAEYGMCYRYEESGALFGLMRVRGLNMNDAHIYCTEEQFESEFKAVNDMYLNYFRVFGIDKYIMRFSTHEPKKLGQKYLDNPELWKKTEDMVRRVMDDAGIPYIEVPDEAAFYGPKIDIQIYSAIGREFTLATNQVDFGQPLRFGLTYTDRDNQPKMPLVIHRAPLGTHERFIGFLLEHYAGNFPVWLAPVQVAILPISDKYNDYCEEVIKVLKNHEIRTYFDTRSEKIGRKIRDAEVKKIPLMLIIGEQEMNNKTLSLRKHGEGDKGSVTAEELAQMINEEIKTIFQ
- a CDS encoding tetratricopeptide repeat protein — its product is MMISKKWLIGGIGAMLLVAGGLLLSKSNLIGNRGQNKNDADTLEMIEQLTPQIADLSSQIKGNPQNAGLFYARANEYFEYGNMKFALEDYKKAYRLDSLNATHALGLSDCLFELNNADGAIGVLQDYLKNDPNNLDILINLGIDYLYLPKPQYQKAGETFNQVLKIDVQNSEAYFYKGIIYKETGDTANSISNFQTAVEADPDYYEAFMQLGLLYGAQNNDIAIKYFDNAIALDPTNNEAHYAKAKYYQDRGRLSEAINYYKKIIVADPQDANAIYNLATIYFGIDSIQQAYRFYDLAIKQAPAKAMGYYGKGMCAEELKNTEEAISLYNQALNLDPDLKVAEERLLILNDK
- a CDS encoding PD40 domain-containing protein, translated to MNRFLISTAFLIVAVSGCKQGAKQEKPVEEEIAVIDTITYPQEKHLKNLHQLTFGGDNAEAYFSFDSKMIVFQRRDNKDVPCDQIYYGTIPTDDSRFEYKLLSTGKGRTTCSYFLPGNDKVIFASTHAKVDTCIADPDRSKGYLWGVYPSYEIYVADLNGNIVQQLTDNDFYDAEAVVSPKGDKILFTSNRSGDLELWTMNLDGTDLKQITNELGYDGGAFFSPDGNRIVFRASRPKTQEEITTYKTLLKEHFVKPTAMELFTCMADGSDLRQITTLGGANWAPFFHPSGNKIIFSSNHTTKRVPFNLFMINLDGTGLEQITFDTVFDSFPMFSYDGKKLIFASNRNSGGTRDTNLFIADWVE
- a CDS encoding dihydroorotase yields the protein MKTIIKNTQVVSDGKIISGDVLIGEERILKIASSISEPGNVAEINGEGKFLMPGIIDDQVHFREPGLTHKADLYTESRACVAGGVTSFMDMPNVQPPSLTQELLAQRYQLASEKSIANYSFYMGVSNDNAEEVLKTNPDNVCGIKIFMGSSTGNMLVDNRSTLEYIFSNAPVLIATHCEDEATILRNLELAKEEFGEDIPVEQHPIIRNEAACYLSSSFAVELAKKCNTRLHILHISTAEEIALFSNAMPLNEKRITAEVCVHHLFFDADDYAKLGARIKWNPAVKDKRHKPELLKALLNGTLDVIATDHAPHTLEEKANKYIKCPGGAPMVQHSLQIMLDFYHKGQITLPQIAEKMSHNVATCFQIKERGFIREGYFADMYLMDINKLHTVTPESLKYKCGWSPLEGYTFKGLVEHTFVNGNLAFKDGVCYDNVNGKRLEFVRG
- a CDS encoding T9SS type A sorting domain-containing protein, with product MKHVYLIILLLAATHIQAQNFEPVREGATHYYNATDISGIPSTEIISIKLDSTIVVAGQPTFYCNPILRFTTGLDVCLLPAFLGSKYVTLGPGNYCILKTENPVLSSDSLFLFTNSSIGAEWIFNKQAENALWWAHVDDKTLEPVLGAADSVLTFSIYLKDSDNVIISHDLNGYQFKLSKTYGLIQSTDLFTFPESTAITNLVGTSLPYAGVFIPNTDSIFNFEINDEFHYDYVVTDHFYYSHALITFKLTDKSIFGDTLQLTWLENSYETKQNYMSFDTTYISDSTIISKIPMSVYLGLNTPQLIPQEDNFTEYGASVFHTTQFNPDFGYTHKVNYDYDFTESENCTEYLNMSVQSYEIYAAHVGLYQSYGTNGLEAEYDYQLVYYKNKYGTWGEPLTVPTATQEFTNQDIQLVNTLVENNLFIQVTNNIQQATITIYDVTGKKVLEENNINLLSGETAIPVGYLSSGTYYLCIRHYNGVENVQFVKTRH
- a CDS encoding phage holin family protein, producing the protein MENENNKLGENINNAVDDVKEYIDLRMQLVQLNVSEKVSVALAGLITTGTAVIFFVLCFIFGSFALSYMLGNVLNNTAAGFGVLAGFYLILGLIVLRMGKGSLKMKIINAFIKEFNAD
- a CDS encoding AI-2E family transporter, with the protein product MPLSISSLKQRNNVVLIVTIFLGIIIALGLERILGGILGAIIIYVLFRPINVYFQEKKKWNNNITTTLILITSFICLVIPIFFLVRLVTNKAMYYVNHPELTDKMLGNLNVFVRDTLKQPDLINNTIESLKSEVGSFVSTLVNGAASTFIQIIVMYFILFFTIKNYKSFEKGLMNYLPFRRSNSIKIGNELRNMTYSNILGQGVIAIIQGTLLGLGFWIFGIPDPIFWGVIGIFLSMIPLFGSPLIFVPAGIIELSNENAFAGIGIIIYGYLIVTTVDNFIRMAIGKRIANTHPLITIVGVVIGIPIFGIMGILYGPLIISLFIILAQIYQDNRSELAVMQGEDENT